The Nostoc sp. PCC 7524 nucleotide sequence TGCTGGATTTTTATCCTAAAAACCATAATGAAATATTGTGAACAAAACTAAACATCAAAAGACTTCTATCAACTCTAATTTTGATGTTGTTAGACCATAAAAGAGGATATTTATGACAATAAGCCTAGATTTACCAACTATTAATGTAAATAGCTTAAAAGAAGCTCCTATTCATCTTTCTAGCCAAATTCAACCTCATGGCATTCTTTTAGTTTTAGACGAGCCTGATTTAAAAATATTACAAGTCAGTAATAATACTTGGAATATTTTTGGCATGAATGCTGAAGACATTTTGCAGAAAAATCTCGATGATTTGCTCGATTCTTTTCAGATTGAGAGAATTAAAACAGGCTTATTAGAAGGGAATATCGAATTTATTAATCCCACAAAAATTTGGATACGCAAGAAGGGTGATGATTACATAGTATTTGATGCGGTATTTCATCGCAACTCAGAAGGGTTTCTGATTTTAGAATTAGAACCAGCCATTTCTCAAGAAAATATTCCCTTTTTGAGTTTTTATCATCTAGCTAAAGCTTCTATTAATGAGCTAGAAAAAACAGCAAATCTCCGAGATTTTTGTCAGATTATTGTCAAAGAAGTCCGAAAGGTAACTGGTTTTGACCGGGTGATGTTATATAAATTTGATGATGATGGACATGGTTCTGTCGTCGCCGAAGAAAAAATAGATAACCTAGAATCATATTTAGGATTGCATTACCCAGAGTCAGATATTCCTAAACCAGCGAGGAAATTATTCATATCTAACTCAATTAGAATTATCCCAGATGCTTATGTGCAGCCTGCACAAATGTTACCTGTGCGAAATCCGGTGAGCGATCGCCCGGTTGATTTAACTAATTCTATCCTCAGAAGTCCGGCATCTTGCCATTTGGAATACTTGCACAATATGGGTGTCGGTGCATCTTTAACTATTTCCTTAATTAAAGACCAAAAACTCTGGGGATTAATTGCTTGTCACCATCAAACACCTAAATATGTGTCCTATGAATTACGCAAAGCCTGCGAATTTTTAGGACGAGTGATATTTGCTGAAATTTCCGCCAGAGAAGAAACAGAAGATTACGACTATCGCATCAATTTGACTCATATTCAATCACTTTTAGTTGAATATATGTCCCAAGAGGACAACTTTATTGATGGTCTAATCAAACATCAGCCCAATCTTTTAGACTTAACCAGCGCCCAAGGGGCAGCCATATGTTTTGGTGATCATTTTACTTTAGTTGGGGAAACTCCCAAAGAAGAAGATTTAGTTTTCTTGGTGCAGTGGCTAAAAAATAATGTTGAGGAAGAAGTGTTTTACACTGATTCTTTAGCACAAGTTTATCCAGATGCAGAAACATTTAAAAACGTTGCTAGTGGATTGTTAGCCATTCCCATTTCTAAACGTAATTATGTTTTGTGGTTTAGACCAGAAGTCATTCAAACCGTGAATTGGGGCGGTGATCCGCACAAAGCTTTTGAAGTCAATCAGTCAGAAGGAAATGTGCGTCTTTGTCCCAGAAAATCCTTTGAACTGTGGAAAGAGACAGTACGCCTGACCTCATTGCCTTGGCGATATGTGGAAATTAAAGCCGCATTAGAATTGAGAAAAGCAATTGTCAATATCGTCCTGCGCCAAGCTGATGAATTGGCTCAATTGGCTCACGATTTAGAACGTTCCAACGCCGAACTGAAAAAGTTTGCTTACGTTGCTTCCCATGATTTGCAAGAACCACTCAATCAAGTAGCGAATTACGTACAGTTGTTGGAAATGCGCTATGAAGATGAACTAGATGAAGATGCTAAAGAATTCATCAACTTTGCCGTTGAGGGTGTGAGCCTGATGCAGACCTTGATTGATGATGTTTTAGCATACTCCAAAGTAGATACCCAAGCGATCGCCTTTCAACTAACCGAAGTTGAGAAAGCTTTAGAACGCGCTCTCGGTAATTTACGGCAACGTATCCTAGAAACAGGCGCGATCATTACCCATGATCCCTTACCAACCGTCTTGGCTGGTAGTACCCAACTCATGCAGCTATTTCAGAACCTGATCGCCAACGCCATCAAGTTCCGTAGCGAAGAACCACCACGCATTCATATCAGTGCCGAAAGGTTAGAAGACGAGTGGTTATTCTCAGTTAAAGATAATGGTATTGGGATTGACCCACGATTTAGCGATCGCATTTTTGTGATTTTCCAACGCCTGCATACACGAGACGAGTATCAGGGTACGGGTATGGGTTTAGCCATCTGTAAGAAAATTATCGAATGTCATCGAGGGAGGATTTGGGTAGAATCACAACTTGGTGAAGGCGCAACCTTCTACTTTACGATTCCAGTCGGAGGGCGAGAGCGTGAGCTTAGAAACGGAAGAAAAACACAAAACCATCTTTTTGGTCGAGGATAACAAAGCCGATATCCGCCTCATCCAAGAAGCTTTTAAAAACAGCTTAGTCCCACACCAAGTAGTGACAGTCAGGGATGGTATGGACGCAATGGCCTATCTCCGCCAAGAAGGCGAATATACCGATGCGCCACGTCCAGACCTCATCCTGCTAGATTTGAACTTACCTAAAAAAGATGGTCGAGAGGTACTAGCAGAAATTAAAGCTGATCCCCTACTCAAACGCATTCCCGTAGTTGTGTTAACCACTTCTAGAAACGAGGATGATATTTTTCACAGCTACGAATTACACGTCAACTGCTACATCACCAAATCCCGTAACCTCAGCCAACTCTTCCAAATCGTCAAAGGAATAGAAGAGTTTTGGCTAACTACTGTGACGTTACCACCGGAGTAGGGGAGCAGGGGAGCAGGGGAGCAGAGGGGCAGAGGGGCAGAGGGGCAGAGGGGCAGGGGAGGCAGGGGAGAATTTTTACCCAGTCCCCAGTCCCCAGTCCCCAATCCCCAATCCCCAATCCCCAATCCCTATTGCCTATTGCCTATTGCCTATTGCCTATTGCCTATTATGATTGGAAACTCAGTCAAAATTTTGTTAATTGAGGACAACGTAGCAGAAGCTAGGTTGTTGCAAGAGTATTTGCACCAAGCTGAGTCCAAACAATTTAGTCTGGTTCATGTGAAGCGATTACAGGAAGCACTCAACGAACTCAGGCATACTAGCTATGATGTGATTTTGTTAGACCTGACGCTACCTGACAGTCAGGGATTATCATCTCTATCTTTATTAATAGAGCAAGACCCTAGTGTACCGATTGTTGTCCTCACAAATACTAACGACGAAGATTTAGCTATTGAAGCAGTGCGCCAAGGAGCGCAAGATTATCTAGTTAAACGGCAGGTAAATGTTCAAGTATTGGTTCGCTCTTTATGTTACGCAATTGAGCGCAAACAAGCTTTAGAAACATTACGTACACTCAATCAATCTCTAGAAACCCGCGTTGAAGAAAGCACGGCTGAATTGGTAAAAGCTCAAGAAATCAACCAGTTTAAATCTGAGTTTGTTTCTATGCTCTCCCATGATATCCGCAATCCCCTAAATACAATACTTTTGGCGGCTGGATTACTCCAAAATAACGAAGATAAATTGAGTCAAGAGAAAAAACGCTCTCATTTACAGATGATTCGTTCTGCAATCAAAAATATGGCACAACTATTAGATGAAGTGTCATTAATAGGTAGAGCTGATTCTGGGAAACTCCAGTGTGACCTCATATCTATAGATTTAGAAGCATTCTGTCGTCAATTAGTAGAAGAAGCCCAATTAAGCATCGGGGAAAAGGATCTGACAGTAGTTTTCACCAGTTCGGGAAAAATCGATGAAGCTTTACTAGATGAAACTCTGCTGCGTCACATTTTGGGAAATTTACTCGGCAACGCCATTAAGTATTCCTTACCGGGTGGTAGAATCCAGTTTGATTTAATTGCTCAAGAACACGGGATAATTTTCAAGATTCAAGATTGGGGAATTGGTATTTCCCCAGAAGATCAGAAGCAACTGTTTCAACCTTTCCATCGTGGCGAAAATGTTGCTGGAATTTCTGGTACTGGTTTGGGTTTAGCAATTGTGAAAAAGTGTGTCGATGCTCACGGGGGGGATATTTGGGTGAATAGTGAGCTAGGGGTGGGTACGACGTTTACTGTCATCTTACCGTTAGTCACTTGAATCAATTCAAAATAGCCTACGGCATCTCTACGAGAGGCTAACGCCAACGCGGAGCGTGTCGTAGACAGAGGTTTAGAACCTAGCTTTTTCCGATAAATTCTGTAGAGACGTTGTATACAACGTCTCTACAACAACCTATAAATTGCATCTTCATAAAGAAACGGTATAACGTCTCTACATCTGGGGAAATGGGAAAAATCGTTGGAGTATGGGCGTAAAACCAGTATCACCACCTATACTCACTTATTAACTTTTCTGAAAAAATAAAAATAAAATAAAAAATTTATACGTAAAATTACTATTTATTAACCGAATCTTTACTTAAGTAAATTTAAATGGAGGTGTTGTTACTAGCACAATGCTGGAAAAACAACATTTGAATGCAAAATTTAATCTGAAAAAGTATAAAATTACCGCAAAATTTCTGCGTCTCGTTTGCGTGCAATATTATTGGGTGATACTTTTTCATCCCCCAATGATAAACCAGTATTTTGCTATCCAGCAAGATAACTGAATATTGTCAGAGGTTTGTCTGAGACTATTTGGAAGTGGCTGTGTTTTGCTTAAACATAAGTCACATTTTGAGATGCTTACTGTTCAGTTAGTGTGTTAATTTCCCGTTTATGTCTCAATATCAATCGACAATGCAATCGAAAGTTGCAGACACTCACACTGGTAAATTTTTAACGCCCTTTCAACGTAGGCTTCTGCAAAAAAACTTACAAGAAGATTTACCGGAGTCTTATCGCCAGCGTATTGAAATCATGCTGCTAGCAGACCAAGGAAAATCACAAACTGCTATTTGTCAAATCTTGGGCTGTTGTCCAGCGACAGCTAGACATTGGATGCACATAGCCCGGACTGGTATGGCGCATCAATGGCAAGATTGTCCTATAGGTCGTCCTAAAGCAGTTAATGAGAAATATTTAGAGCGTTTGCAAGAATTAATTAGTCATAGTCCCCGTGATTATGGTTATTCTTTTAGGCGTTGGACAGCCAATTGGTTGCAGAAACATTTGGCGAAAGAATTAGGGATTGAAATTAGCGATCGCCATATCAAAAGACTACTCAAACAGATGGGGTTATCCACTCGTCAGAAAACCGATCAAACCCAAGTTACAGCAGTACAAAATCATAGTAATTCCAGCATATTGATTCACGACCTGAAATCCGAAGAAATCCCCGAAAGTAACGGATTTATATCTTTCAATTTAGCCCAATTAGGTACGGAGTCAGAAATTCATGGTGCAAAAACTATCCGATCAGTTGATTTCACTAGAACAGTTGCACAATGTTTTGGGTTATTCTCTACCACCAGCAGAATTTCAACGCTGCTACCCCAAGTTTAAATTTCTTAACCCAAAAGTCGGGAAGTTTTGGACAGGAAAGAATGTTGATCCTGGAATATATATTGCGATCGCTGGTAAGGTACGTTTACTAGATGAGGCTGGAGAGTTAATTACCACTTTGGAAGTTGGGGAATCATTTGGAGAATTTACCCTGTTTCCAGAGAAGAAATTGCCGCCTTATGGGGCGAGGGCGAGTGTTAATTTGCAACTATGCTTTATTCCCGGTGATGTGATGGCATCATGGATGAAGCAGTATCCCCAAATTGCAGAACATTTGTTAGCCAAGGCGCAAGCCCGCAATTTATTATTGGGGAACTCTCCTCAGACAACGGAAACCAAGACTGATTACCCATCAATACCAGTTACAGAGTCAAAACCGAAGAAAATCAGCAAAGCCTACTTTCCCCATCCCACCCAGAAAGTAGGCCATTTATTACAAAAGGTGACTCGTCGTTATCCATTTTTTGCCCAACAAAGCGCATCAGATTGCGGTGCAGCTTGCTTAGTCATGGTGTCCCGCTATTGGG carries:
- a CDS encoding sensor histidine kinase, which produces MTISLDLPTINVNSLKEAPIHLSSQIQPHGILLVLDEPDLKILQVSNNTWNIFGMNAEDILQKNLDDLLDSFQIERIKTGLLEGNIEFINPTKIWIRKKGDDYIVFDAVFHRNSEGFLILELEPAISQENIPFLSFYHLAKASINELEKTANLRDFCQIIVKEVRKVTGFDRVMLYKFDDDGHGSVVAEEKIDNLESYLGLHYPESDIPKPARKLFISNSIRIIPDAYVQPAQMLPVRNPVSDRPVDLTNSILRSPASCHLEYLHNMGVGASLTISLIKDQKLWGLIACHHQTPKYVSYELRKACEFLGRVIFAEISAREETEDYDYRINLTHIQSLLVEYMSQEDNFIDGLIKHQPNLLDLTSAQGAAICFGDHFTLVGETPKEEDLVFLVQWLKNNVEEEVFYTDSLAQVYPDAETFKNVASGLLAIPISKRNYVLWFRPEVIQTVNWGGDPHKAFEVNQSEGNVRLCPRKSFELWKETVRLTSLPWRYVEIKAALELRKAIVNIVLRQADELAQLAHDLERSNAELKKFAYVASHDLQEPLNQVANYVQLLEMRYEDELDEDAKEFINFAVEGVSLMQTLIDDVLAYSKVDTQAIAFQLTEVEKALERALGNLRQRILETGAIITHDPLPTVLAGSTQLMQLFQNLIANAIKFRSEEPPRIHISAERLEDEWLFSVKDNGIGIDPRFSDRIFVIFQRLHTRDEYQGTGMGLAICKKIIECHRGRIWVESQLGEGATFYFTIPVGGRERELRNGRKTQNHLFGRG
- a CDS encoding response regulator gives rise to the protein MSLETEEKHKTIFLVEDNKADIRLIQEAFKNSLVPHQVVTVRDGMDAMAYLRQEGEYTDAPRPDLILLDLNLPKKDGREVLAEIKADPLLKRIPVVVLTTSRNEDDIFHSYELHVNCYITKSRNLSQLFQIVKGIEEFWLTTVTLPPE
- a CDS encoding hybrid sensor histidine kinase/response regulator; this translates as MIGNSVKILLIEDNVAEARLLQEYLHQAESKQFSLVHVKRLQEALNELRHTSYDVILLDLTLPDSQGLSSLSLLIEQDPSVPIVVLTNTNDEDLAIEAVRQGAQDYLVKRQVNVQVLVRSLCYAIERKQALETLRTLNQSLETRVEESTAELVKAQEINQFKSEFVSMLSHDIRNPLNTILLAAGLLQNNEDKLSQEKKRSHLQMIRSAIKNMAQLLDEVSLIGRADSGKLQCDLISIDLEAFCRQLVEEAQLSIGEKDLTVVFTSSGKIDEALLDETLLRHILGNLLGNAIKYSLPGGRIQFDLIAQEHGIIFKIQDWGIGISPEDQKQLFQPFHRGENVAGISGTGLGLAIVKKCVDAHGGDIWVNSELGVGTTFTVILPLVT
- a CDS encoding helix-turn-helix domain-containing protein translates to MQSKVADTHTGKFLTPFQRRLLQKNLQEDLPESYRQRIEIMLLADQGKSQTAICQILGCCPATARHWMHIARTGMAHQWQDCPIGRPKAVNEKYLERLQELISHSPRDYGYSFRRWTANWLQKHLAKELGIEISDRHIKRLLKQMGLSTRQKTDQTQVTAVQNHSNSSILIHDLKSEEIPESNGFISFNLAQLGTESEIHGAKTIRSVDFTRTVAQCFGLFSTTSRISTLLPQV